Below is a genomic region from Rosa chinensis cultivar Old Blush chromosome 5, RchiOBHm-V2, whole genome shotgun sequence.
AGAGACCCAGGTGGTAGCTCACCAACACATAACTCCTTGAGGGAATATAAGCGGTGCAGATGCAACTCTTCCAAGTTCTCAAAAACTGGTTTATTTGAAACCCGTGTCATTGTGTTGATTATCTCTTTCAAGTTCTTGCGGTTCCCGTTCACAGAGAGACATTTCAGTGCAAGTAATCTGCCATGGTCATATTCCCTAACGATGTCATTCAAGTCTTCGCAATCTGTGTACTCTAGCTTCTCCACCTTCTCTGTCACAGCGCTGATAAACCAATACGGTAAGCTTCTGATTGTTGTGTCAAGAGTCAAGGTTCTTGAAAAACCATCATGTTGAGGGAGCGCCACGCAAGGGACGTGTCTGCTGATGCATATATCAAATTCTGCCCAATTCGGCATGTACTCAACACTTTTAGGCAAGCATGCGGCATCAGATATGTAAACTTCCAAAATGTTTAAATCCAACAAGCCAGTCAACTCATCAAAGTCAGCATTGGTTTCTTCATCAACTGCATCCTCAATTTTACTTCCCCACTTCCCAAACTGAAATTTCATGTGCAGTTCTTCCAATCTATACAACCTTGATATCACTTTAGATGGGATAGTTTCAAGATATCTACCAGTGACATCCAACATCCTTAGACTGGTCAAATCTCCTATTTGTTTTGGAAATTTCTTAAGAGGAAGTTCTCTCATACTAAGAATCTTAAGTTTCTTATTAAGTTTTCCTAGAACGGATATGTTACTTAAATTTTTGCAAGAATCCAAATTCAAAGTTTGGAGGTTGGTTAGGAAACTGAATGATGAAGGTAGTGACGAAACACCAGTGAAGCTAAGATCAAAGACCCTTAGCGGATTAGGACTTTGCAAAAAGGTTTCTGGGATGTCACATATTCCGGCATTACTTTGTAGCAATAAAATTTGGAGTTTTGAACATACCAAATATTCGGGAAGCTTGTGAAGCTTGTTTCTCATGAGTGAGATTGTTGAGTAGGCTTCATGGGTTTCATTCCAGTTCCTGGAAGTGATTTCTGAGACACAAATGACATGGAATTTGTTAAGCAAAATCCCATCAAAACACAAACATGAATCGTctccaaatttaattaaacccaAACAAATAAGCAAAGCAATCAATAATTCAATATTAATATGGAGAGAACTTGTGTGACTAAAAGAATTACCGACTTCAGCTgttcaacaagttttatgtcAAAGACTCAAATAGTAATCTGGATCCTTTACTTATATTTATCCCCCTGGTAATTAAGCTTTTTACCCTCCATCAATGTAGGaaattttactttccttaaacGATAGAAATGGTAGAAAAGCAAGTGGACGAGCTATGTTGGTGAGTATGGGCTACAGTATGCAAATAGGATCTGAAACTAATATGATGTACAAGATAAATTCATATTAAACGGTTTAAACGCTGGGAAGTGTCTATCTGCAGAATATATAGAAGTAAATTCAGGTAATCCTAATTGATCACTGAATGGGCGATGGTACAGCAATGAAACCGACAATGAGGACTGAAGAAGTTAGTCATGTAAAAAAGATAATTAAACAAAAGGGGTGCAGTGGCATACCTTGCAGCCATCCAGCCTCTGGCCACTCCTCTAGTTCACAACCAGCTTTTACTAAAAACCCATCGCCTTCTTTGGACAATGCAATGGACATGGCCAGATTTCGAATGCCATCAGTCATCCTTACGCATCCCTTCTTTCTACCGTCTAAAAGCAATCTAGAAACTTTGAGGTACTTGACCACAGAATGTGCTCTATCTCTGGCTTCTTGCATTGTATCATATTGAAACAAACCTTTTCCAATCCCATACTTGAGCAGATCTTCAATTGGGATATCATAATTTTCGGGGAATAGGCAGCATAGCAAGAAGCATGACTTGGCATCATCAGATGCCAATGAATGAAATGCGTCTTCCTCAGCTTCGAAGTTGACAGGTGGAGCTGTTTCATTCCATTTGTCCAAGCAGTCATCTCCAAATGCTGTTACAACTGCTTCATTCCATTCGTCTATGTATTTATCTCCAAGTGACCTTGCAGCTGCTTTTATTGCTTTTGGGAGACCACAGCATTCTCGAGCTACCTTTCTCGCTTCATCATAGGAAATGGTAGATTCATGAAAGGACTTCCCCGACGTCTCCATGAATAACTTCCAAGAGTCTTCCTCTGACAGAACATTGAGAAGGATCTGGGCGTGGCACCCCATAGAATCGCAGACATTGCTTTTCCTTGTGGTGAGTATAACTTTAGAATTGCACCTTTGAAGCTCATTGTGACTGGGAATTCCAATGCTCGAGAGTTCAAAACTCTCCCAAATGTCGTCCAATATTATAAGCATCCTATTTTCTCTCATGATCCCCTCCTCCAAGCCCAGCGAACCTGCCAATGTGCCTTGAATTTCTTGCAAGTCAGGGCTTTTGGATACGACAACCATAATCACATGATCAAAAATCCCATCTTTCTGGGCTTGTGCACTAACATGTTTGACCATCGTCGTCTTTCCAACGCCACCCACTCCATGCACCCCAAGGACAGTGACTTGATCATCTTTTAATACCTCCATGACGTCATCCATTGCTCGCCTTGTCGCTTTAAATGTTTCAAAATTTCCGGTGGGTGCTTGAAGTACTTTGCTCAACAAATGTTTCACAACGTCTTTGATTAGTTCTACGTCCGTCCTACAAGGAAGAAGGGGTCAAAATAATCTTCAGCCAAATAATGAATCGAAAATACAAGTCTTGTAAAGATATGCTTACTGATACTTAGTTGACGGGAACCCAGCGATTCCAGCCACTCCTTCTAAAGCAGCACTCCATTGCTTCATCTTCTCGTTGTCTTGTCCATGAGTTTCGTGCTGCTTAATGAAAGCTTTTCCAAACCTCGTCTCTGTCTTTTGATGGCGTACATCAGTGGGTTCCACCTCATAAAAAATTGGGAAAATTGTGTTCCTATCTTTCATGCATTGGAAAATCTTtgcaagttcatccaaacacCATGAAGAAGAAGCATAATTTTTTGACAACACAATGATCGCAAATCTTGATTCTTCGATTGCCGTTAGGAGATTTGAAGCAATGACCGTCCCTTTTTCTAGTTGCACGTCATCCTTGAAAGTTTTAATCACTCTGGTGTTTTGCAATTCACGGTATAAATGG
It encodes:
- the LOC112167605 gene encoding probable disease resistance protein RPP1 encodes the protein MALESPTASASLSTSVESSAPGWKYEVFLSFRSEDGFTSYLYNELQKREIKTFMDIDGTSLDRGEGISQSILEAIQESRFAIVVLSQNYASSSWCLDELTQIMKCMENKETILPVFYHVDPSEVRSQRGVCGAALAAHEERFKDQKERLMKWRDALNNISSIFGWVCGSSEPEGQIVQQIAEFVSSKPIEIKSTEDIETHGTSPRWKYDVFINFRGEDTCKVFLSHLLAELQKKPAHLNTVKNDEPLPKGRNISSYLLNAIEEVRFAIVVLSQDFAYSSWCLEELAKIFECMENQNRILPIFYHVDPSEVQHQSGRFGDAFAVHEERFRDNHEKVRRWRRVLSMVANIPGWTSENYEYEGELIKDVVQAMCSRLVQSTESTEDFEATGDVMDRTSTQPDPAPDPAHSDHELPIMSPPSSAERDPRPKYDVFLSFRGEDTRKGFIAHLYRELQNTRVIKTFKDDVQLEKGTVIASNLLTAIEESRFAIIVLSKNYASSSWCLDELAKIFQCMKDRNTIFPIFYEVEPTDVRHQKTETRFGKAFIKQHETHGQDNEKMKQWSAALEGVAGIAGFPSTKYQTDVELIKDVVKHLLSKVLQAPTGNFETFKATRRAMDDVMEVLKDDQVTVLGVHGVGGVGKTTMVKHVSAQAQKDGIFDHVIMVVVSKSPDLQEIQGTLAGSLGLEEGIMRENRMLIILDDIWESFELSSIGIPSHNELQRCNSKVILTTRKSNVCDSMGCHAQILLNVLSEEDSWKLFMETSGKSFHESTISYDEARKVARECCGLPKAIKAAARSLGDKYIDEWNEAVVTAFGDDCLDKWNETAPPVNFEAEEDAFHSLASDDAKSCFLLCCLFPENYDIPIEDLLKYGIGKGLFQYDTMQEARDRAHSVVKYLKVSRLLLDGRKKGCVRMTDGIRNLAMSIALSKEGDGFLVKAGCELEEWPEAGWLQEITSRNWNETHEAYSTISLMRNKLHKLPEYLVCSKLQILLLQSNAGICDIPETFLQSPNPLRVFDLSFTGVSSLPSSFSFLTNLQTLNLDSCKNLSNISVLGKLNKKLKILSMRELPLKKFPKQIGDLTSLRMLDVTGRYLETIPSKVISRLYRLEELHMKFQFGKWGSKIEDAVDEETNADFDELTGLLDLNILEVYISDAACLPKSVEYMPNWAEFDICISRHVPCVALPQHDGFSRTLTLDTTIRSLPYWFISAVTEKVEKLEYTDCEDLNDIVREYDHGRLLALKCLSVNGNRKNLKEIINTMTRVSNKPVFENLEELHLHRLYSLKELCVGELPPGSLRKLKFLKVQTCRSLVNALLPSTLLQRLQNLEEIICVNLEGMKYVFGSDEGLDPENIFLRKLREMRLSALYELVSICNGPAPRVIFQNLKVLAICECKELKNLFTIDVVECLCQLEDLSIEHCPSLDRVIEASNSLNSKIKLLKLKKLALIDLPVLTRFCTEGGTIETECPSLEYLYVEKCLQFSYFAYHLDNKNQVYFNDKQHFSSLVKRWEEVHNRL